GCGCTCTAGCAGGTCACGCGCCGAGTGGTAGATGTTTTGCGTGTCAATAAAGACCCCCACGCGGGGGCGGTGAACGACGTACTGCATTGGTCAGTCTCCTGTTGGGGTGATGCGGAGGGGCAAAAGGGACAACGTGAAAGGGGCCAAAAGCCAAAAAGGGCGCTGCGGCCCGCCGAAGTGTAACACCCGGCGAGGGGCGCGGGCAGACAGCAGTGGTAGACACCGGCCACCTGCCGTGTGGGCCGGGCCGTTACCCTGAAGGCATGACGAGCGACGTGCAAAGTGGCCCCTCTTCGGCTCTGGCTCAGGCCCAGGCGGCCTACGCCGACGTGCAGGCGCGCGGCCTGAAACTGAACATGCAGCGCGGTCAGCCCGCCGACGCCGACTTTGACCTGAGTAACGACCTGCTGGTGGCGCTGGGGCCAGCAGACACCCACCTGGACGGCCTGGACCTGCGCAACTACCCCGGCGGCGTGGCGGGCCTGCCCTCGGCGCGGGCGCTGTTTGGGGCGTACCTGGACCTCAAACCGGAAAACATGGTCGTGTGGAACAACGCCAGCCTGGAACTGCAAAGTTACGTGCTGACTTTTGCCCTGCTCCACGGCCTGCGCGGCGGCCAACCCTGGGTGGGGAGCCGCCCGAAGATGATCGTCACGACCCCCGGCTATGACCGCCACTTTCTGCTGCTTCAGACCCTGGGTTTTGAGCTGCTGACCGTGGACATGCAGCCCGACGGCCCCGACGTGGCGGCCATCGAGCGCCTGGCGGCCGGCGACCCCACGGTCAAGGGGGTGCTGTTCGTGCCCACCTACTCCAACCCCGGCGGCGAGAGCATCAGCGCTGAGAAAGCGCGGCACCTGGCAGGCCTGAACGCTGCGGCCCCCGATTTCACCATCTTCGCCGACGACGCCTACCGCGTGCATCACCTCTCGGCCGACCCCGCCGAGCAGGACACGCCCGTCAATCTGGTGGCGCTGTGCCGGGACGCCGGGCACCCCGACCGCGCCTTTGTGTTTGCCAGCACCAGCAAGGTTACCTTTGCGGGCGCGGGGCTGGGCTTCGTGGGCAGCAGTGAGGACAACATCCGCTGGTTGAGTGGGTATCTCAATGCCCTGAGCATCGGTCCCAACAAGCTGGAGCAGGCGCGGCACGTCAAGTTCTTGCAGGGCTACCCCGGCGGGCTGGACGGCCTGATGGCCGCGCACGCCGCCCTGATTGCGCCGAAGTTCCGCGCGGTGGACGAGGTGCTGGCCGGGGAACTGGGCCAGGACGGCCGCTACGCGCGCTGGACCAGCCCACGCGGCGGGTATTTCATCAGCCTGGACACCGCCGAGCCGGTGGCCGACCGCGTGGTGGCTCTGGCCGAGGCGGCGGGCGTCAGCCTAACCCCGGCGGGCGCCACCTATCCTGGTGGCAAGGACCCGCACAACCGCAACATTCGCCTGGCCCCCACCCGGCCTCCGGTGGCCGAGGTCTACGAAGCCATGCGCGCCGTGGCCACCTGCGTGCGCCTGGCGACCGAGGAACACCGGGCGCGCTAAACGCAATCGGTTACAACACAACAGGGGCGTTCCGCAAGGCTGGACGCCCCTTTTTCTGGCGCTGGCCGCCGTCCGTTCGTCTTGACTTCACGCACACCCACCCGGAGGATAGGCCCCATGCCCAACCGGTACGCTGGCTCTCCCGACGAACGCGCGGCGCTCGACGCCTACGT
This genomic window from Deinococcus betulae contains:
- a CDS encoding PLP-dependent aminotransferase family protein yields the protein MTSDVQSGPSSALAQAQAAYADVQARGLKLNMQRGQPADADFDLSNDLLVALGPADTHLDGLDLRNYPGGVAGLPSARALFGAYLDLKPENMVVWNNASLELQSYVLTFALLHGLRGGQPWVGSRPKMIVTTPGYDRHFLLLQTLGFELLTVDMQPDGPDVAAIERLAAGDPTVKGVLFVPTYSNPGGESISAEKARHLAGLNAAAPDFTIFADDAYRVHHLSADPAEQDTPVNLVALCRDAGHPDRAFVFASTSKVTFAGAGLGFVGSSEDNIRWLSGYLNALSIGPNKLEQARHVKFLQGYPGGLDGLMAAHAALIAPKFRAVDEVLAGELGQDGRYARWTSPRGGYFISLDTAEPVADRVVALAEAAGVSLTPAGATYPGGKDPHNRNIRLAPTRPPVAEVYEAMRAVATCVRLATEEHRAR